One genomic segment of Paraburkholderia aromaticivorans includes these proteins:
- a CDS encoding RHS repeat-associated core domain-containing protein, whose amino-acid sequence MIAVDLAVGAAIAAAPFTFGASACLAVGLAVGVGVGIGMSASGMSEGISSFCSDVGNAIFPPTVQGHISSGSADTYVNGKRAARAAGILMTQEEIEAQAQAAAEAPPRQQSIVDIAGEALQWGQEFISQMWRPAVAAPEPANPCPDDKVHCEKHPSSITAMAEDVAHTSVGTAVFNVVSGVGALDAGFKAVSAITGASEYLAEGVKHVTINGQPAARSGARTTCEARVVDEPAGGVDVSPDVRIGGPLAVVRDIRSGKSPVALTVAVVLAFMGKGSATSKFGCFLFGTGVSVLTQKAGEALRGLYHRAGNAVLQPVNAATGAKYLAGEEDLDFSLPGPFPLDWRRLYNSRDERHDGMFGTGWSVPFEVAMEMTPGAEDADCWTYIDETGRRVDLQAVRPGHGFRSPGEGLGVRRSAAGHWLVESDEGLYRVFEPDPHNAQRQRLLRLSDRNRNALRLHYDDAGRLEAIADSAGHQCVRLHYEEPVHPRRVSCLARRYGEDLQQRDVLVRYRYDAAGNLAEVRNRDDAILRQFAYDGGRRMVMHRLPAGMECHYGWGRFDGPDGEEWRVVEHWTDTGEHYWLDYQIQERTLRVRDSLGRSTFRQWDELYQITCFEDELGHVSRFEWSRERQLLAVTDAKGGVWRWDYDEAGRVSAVTDPLGRVEQTQWHPVWALPTLETDTGGSTWRQVYDERGNRIVTIDPLMQRTLYHRDARGLVMKITDARGGERHLRWNEDGQLSSHTDCSGSVTAFYYDARGALECVTNAEGDRIRYRRDALGRLVTVVHPDGREERFTVDAAGQLLTHTDASGRTTRYQRDRRGLVQARIDGAGHRVGFEYDSYGRLLALINENGERYGFAYDAKNRLTRQTDLDGRRQETDYDALDQVAAVRYAAGGDAQIEHTFGRDALGRLIGRYTPDAITFHDYDASGNLLTISRKRHDAPRKRDVEVIAFRYDRLGRLLEEATSQGKLRHEYDVLGNRIATTLPDGRTINHLYYGSGHLHQINVDGETVSDFQRDRLHREVLRSQGKLDTRSLYDVNGRLARRQSYRGMNGVVPDRVIDRDYHYDALDRLVSKRHSLQQQTAYRYDESGRISGCRNEAYWDTLQYDAAANLVEVRERARVKGEPAPVEREGNVVRFNRVLRFRNRRYEYDAHGRTASRLTATGLQRYRYDAEHRLVEVSIEQTGSPVRRYGYAYDAVGRRVAKFAIDGDGQPIERTRFVWDGMRMVQEVRADGADSLYLYNGEGSYEPVARIDGRNGLGRSTYYYHTDINGAPEELTSADGRIVWQAMYQLWGNTVRESEPESYAVRQNLRYQGQYLDRETGLHYNTLRYYDPDIGRFTTPDPIGLAGGVNLYAYAPNPISWIDPWGLSCDLLSKPKKVVNSNMPHAVERAVERGVYPDKNTASDALKALSKQIEKDGYPVGTIVDTAHADRVLVPTGNNGMAVYQVAKNGTAKIKTVLINLLE is encoded by the coding sequence ATGATCGCGGTGGATCTCGCGGTCGGGGCCGCCATTGCCGCCGCGCCATTCACGTTCGGCGCCAGTGCGTGCCTCGCGGTGGGGCTGGCCGTCGGTGTCGGCGTCGGTATCGGCATGTCGGCGTCCGGCATGAGCGAAGGCATATCTTCGTTCTGCTCGGATGTCGGTAACGCAATATTTCCCCCGACCGTGCAAGGGCATATTTCGAGCGGATCGGCTGACACGTATGTCAACGGCAAACGTGCGGCGCGCGCGGCCGGCATTCTGATGACGCAGGAGGAGATCGAGGCGCAGGCGCAGGCCGCCGCGGAGGCGCCGCCCAGGCAGCAGTCGATCGTCGATATCGCGGGCGAGGCATTGCAGTGGGGACAAGAGTTCATTTCGCAGATGTGGCGCCCGGCCGTGGCCGCGCCGGAGCCTGCGAATCCCTGTCCGGACGACAAGGTGCATTGCGAGAAACACCCCAGTTCCATCACGGCGATGGCCGAGGATGTTGCCCATACTTCGGTGGGCACGGCGGTTTTCAATGTCGTATCTGGCGTCGGTGCGCTGGATGCCGGGTTCAAGGCGGTCAGTGCGATCACTGGCGCATCGGAATACCTCGCCGAGGGCGTGAAGCACGTCACCATCAACGGTCAGCCCGCCGCCCGCAGCGGCGCCCGTACCACCTGCGAAGCCAGGGTGGTCGATGAGCCGGCTGGCGGCGTGGATGTTTCACCCGATGTCAGGATCGGCGGACCGCTTGCCGTCGTGCGAGACATTCGCAGCGGCAAGTCGCCCGTTGCGCTGACGGTTGCGGTCGTCCTTGCATTCATGGGCAAGGGTAGCGCGACCTCGAAGTTTGGCTGTTTCCTGTTCGGCACCGGTGTAAGCGTCTTGACGCAGAAAGCCGGCGAGGCACTGCGCGGGCTGTACCACCGGGCGGGCAACGCCGTATTGCAGCCGGTGAATGCCGCAACGGGCGCCAAATATCTCGCCGGCGAGGAGGACCTCGACTTCAGTCTGCCTGGCCCCTTTCCGCTGGACTGGCGGCGACTCTACAACAGCCGCGACGAGCGTCACGACGGCATGTTCGGCACCGGCTGGAGCGTGCCGTTCGAAGTGGCGATGGAGATGACCCCGGGCGCGGAGGACGCCGACTGCTGGACCTATATCGACGAAACAGGACGGCGCGTGGATCTGCAGGCGGTGCGGCCGGGCCACGGATTCCGCAGCCCGGGTGAAGGCCTGGGCGTTCGCCGCAGCGCTGCGGGGCACTGGCTGGTGGAAAGCGACGAAGGCCTTTACCGGGTGTTCGAGCCCGACCCGCACAATGCTCAACGTCAGCGCCTGTTGCGGTTGAGCGATCGCAATCGCAATGCGTTGCGGCTGCACTACGACGATGCCGGCCGGCTCGAGGCGATCGCCGACAGTGCGGGTCATCAATGTGTGCGGCTTCACTATGAGGAGCCGGTCCATCCACGCCGCGTGAGTTGCCTCGCGCGGCGCTACGGCGAAGACCTGCAACAGCGTGATGTGCTCGTGCGCTATCGCTATGACGCTGCCGGCAATCTGGCCGAGGTGCGCAACCGCGACGATGCGATCCTGCGTCAGTTTGCATACGATGGCGGCCGTCGCATGGTGATGCACCGGCTGCCGGCGGGCATGGAATGCCACTATGGCTGGGGGCGCTTCGACGGCCCGGATGGCGAAGAATGGCGCGTCGTCGAACACTGGACCGATACCGGCGAGCACTACTGGTTGGACTATCAGATCCAGGAGCGCACCCTGCGGGTCCGTGACAGCCTCGGGCGCAGCACCTTCCGGCAATGGGACGAGCTGTATCAGATCACCTGCTTCGAAGACGAACTCGGGCATGTGTCGCGCTTCGAGTGGAGTCGCGAGCGGCAATTGCTGGCCGTGACGGATGCGAAGGGCGGCGTATGGCGTTGGGATTACGACGAAGCGGGCCGTGTGAGCGCGGTCACTGACCCGCTCGGTCGGGTCGAGCAGACGCAATGGCACCCGGTGTGGGCGCTTCCCACGCTTGAAACGGACACGGGCGGCAGCACGTGGCGGCAGGTCTACGACGAGCGCGGTAACCGCATCGTCACGATAGACCCGTTGATGCAACGCACGCTCTATCACCGCGACGCGCGCGGGCTGGTCATGAAGATCACCGACGCGCGCGGCGGCGAGCGCCATCTGCGCTGGAATGAAGATGGCCAGTTGAGCAGCCATACCGATTGCTCAGGTTCGGTAACGGCGTTCTATTACGATGCACGCGGCGCCCTCGAGTGCGTGACCAATGCCGAAGGCGACCGCATCCGCTATCGGCGCGATGCATTGGGGCGACTCGTCACCGTGGTGCATCCCGACGGCAGGGAAGAGCGCTTCACGGTAGACGCGGCCGGACAACTGCTGACGCATACCGATGCCAGCGGACGCACTACCCGTTATCAGCGTGATCGGCGTGGCCTGGTGCAGGCGCGCATCGACGGCGCGGGGCATCGCGTGGGGTTCGAGTACGACAGCTATGGACGGTTGCTGGCGCTCATCAACGAGAACGGCGAACGCTACGGCTTTGCCTATGACGCGAAAAACCGCCTGACGCGGCAGACGGATCTGGATGGCCGCCGTCAGGAGACGGATTACGACGCGCTGGATCAGGTGGCGGCGGTGCGATACGCCGCCGGCGGCGACGCACAGATCGAGCATACGTTCGGTCGTGACGCGCTCGGCCGCCTGATTGGCCGGTACACGCCCGATGCGATCACTTTCCACGACTACGATGCCAGCGGCAACCTGCTGACGATCTCACGCAAGCGGCACGACGCGCCGCGTAAGCGGGACGTGGAGGTGATCGCATTCCGTTACGACCGTCTGGGGCGACTGCTGGAGGAAGCGACGTCGCAGGGGAAACTGCGTCACGAATACGATGTGCTGGGCAACCGGATCGCAACGACTCTGCCCGATGGACGCACGATCAATCATCTGTATTACGGCAGCGGCCACCTGCATCAGATCAATGTGGACGGCGAAACGGTCAGCGACTTCCAGCGCGACCGTTTGCATCGTGAAGTGCTGCGCAGTCAGGGCAAGCTGGACACGCGCAGCCTGTACGACGTGAACGGGCGGCTGGCGCGCCGGCAGAGTTATCGCGGCATGAATGGCGTGGTGCCGGACAGGGTGATCGACCGGGACTATCACTACGATGCGCTGGACCGTCTGGTGAGCAAGCGGCATAGCCTGCAGCAGCAAACCGCGTATCGGTACGACGAAAGCGGGCGCATCAGCGGGTGCCGCAACGAGGCTTACTGGGACACGTTGCAGTACGACGCGGCGGCGAATCTGGTTGAAGTTCGGGAGCGTGCACGCGTGAAAGGCGAACCGGCCCCGGTTGAGCGGGAAGGCAACGTGGTCCGCTTCAACCGGGTGCTGCGTTTTCGGAATCGCCGCTACGAATACGACGCCCACGGGCGCACGGCGAGCCGGCTGACGGCGACGGGACTGCAACGCTATCGGTACGATGCGGAACACAGGCTGGTGGAAGTGAGTATCGAGCAGACCGGTAGCCCGGTTCGGCGCTACGGTTACGCGTACGACGCGGTGGGGCGGCGTGTTGCAAAGTTTGCGATCGACGGGGATGGACAGCCTATCGAGCGGACCCGCTTTGTGTGGGACGGCATGCGGATGGTGCAGGAGGTGCGGGCGGACGGCGCCGATAGCCTGTACCTGTACAACGGCGAAGGCAGTTATGAGCCGGTGGCCCGGATCGATGGCCGCAACGGACTCGGGCGTAGCACCTACTACTATCACACGGATATCAATGGCGCACCGGAGGAACTGACCAGCGCGGACGGACGGATCGTGTGGCAGGCGATGTACCAGCTGTGGGGCAACACCGTGCGCGAGAGCGAGCCGGAGAGCTACGCGGTGCGCCAGAATTTGCGGTACCAGGGGCAGTATCTGGACCGGGAAACGGGGCTGCATTACAACACGCTGCGGTATTATGATCCGGATATTGGGAGGTTTACTACGCCTGATCCGATTGGGTTGGCGGGTGGGGTGAATCTGTATGCGTATGCGCCGAACCCGATAAGCTGGATTGATCCTTGGGGGCTGTCTTGTGATTTATTGTCCAAGCCTAAGAAGGTAGTAAATTCAAACATGCCGCACGCGGTGGAGAGGGCTGTTGAGCGAGGTGTTTATCCGGATAAGAACACAGCATCAGATGCTCTGAAGGCGTTATCAAAGCAAATAGAAAAGGACGGTTACCCTGTTGGGACAATTGTGGATACTGCTCATGCAGATCGAGTTCTGGTGCCCACCGGAAATAACGGTATGGCGGTGTACCAAGTGGCAAAGAACGGAACTGCAAAAATAAAAACGGTCTTGATTAATCTGTTGGAGTAG
- a CDS encoding DUF1795 domain-containing protein codes for MQQARYYTHEAAFTLPDASYVDSSFNVIRLPQLNANLVISRGALNDGETLESSLDAQMRRLADQVAELHYSAKQPVTIGLRQDVAGFEMQNRFMRGKEPVYQYQLAWLLPGSRTMMALSYTRATALTDIDAAHWSAIKASIDFRSATRD; via the coding sequence ATGCAACAAGCCCGTTATTACACCCATGAGGCGGCGTTCACGCTGCCCGACGCTAGCTATGTCGATAGCAGTTTCAATGTGATCCGGCTGCCGCAACTGAACGCGAACCTCGTGATCAGCCGCGGCGCGTTGAACGACGGCGAAACGCTCGAAAGCAGTCTCGACGCGCAGATGCGCCGGCTGGCCGATCAGGTGGCCGAACTGCATTACAGCGCGAAGCAGCCTGTCACGATCGGCCTGCGGCAGGATGTGGCCGGCTTCGAGATGCAGAACCGCTTCATGCGCGGCAAGGAGCCGGTCTATCAGTATCAGCTGGCGTGGTTGCTGCCCGGCTCGCGCACGATGATGGCGCTCAGCTACACGCGAGCCACCGCGCTGACCGATATCGACGCGGCACACTGGAGCGCCATCAAGGCGAGTATCGATTTTCGCAGTGCCACGCGCGACTGA
- a CDS encoding type VI secretion system Vgr family protein, which translates to MLNFVTPRTLTVSGAALPRLPHGEPALQLRAIAGEETLSIIYEYELSLVTPVDPLLPDSTAANFDLKEMIGKELTVTIQLDGMGTFVPGMAGAGGAANFGAGIREISGIVTAASLVSQLNRQYLYRLKLQPWIVLAERRTDYRIFQNKTVVEIIDEVLKGHYLYSYVKRLGGRYSNLVYQVQYGESDFAFIQRLMAEHGIYWFFEHSGEIHRMVLVDNLGAHTPVESLAYRTLWYYPPGHKIDREYIEAFHTTDCIQSGVWTTDDFDFTRPGADLAVKNALPRQTAHNRLSVYEWPGDYSDASDGAQFARVRMEEIRARGERATGQGHLRNVVCGTTFTLAGYPQEAANREYLVIGAKLMAEETGEQTGAGQYRFNTWFELQPATTMFRAPRTVARPRTTGPQTAIVTGPPGQEIWTDRYGRVKLKFHWDHSPVNDQNSSCWVRVSYPWAGSNFGGVNIPRVGQEVIVDFENGDPDRPIVTGRVFNAASMPPWELPGNATQSGMLSRSMKGHYGTANAIRFEDKEGAEELWLQAERDMRTEVENDALHTVGNDRIRTVARNELVTIGDTRQRCVKADDGTLVGKDRVVEVLNNLLCAAGDSITLSCGDSIVELKSNGEINVTCNNFNLTARQSGKINAQAGNLDLNMGGKEAGVAPRGSGEKASIQSHVDAVFPEK; encoded by the coding sequence ATGCTGAACTTCGTGACGCCACGTACCCTGACGGTCAGCGGCGCGGCGCTGCCGAGGTTGCCCCACGGCGAGCCGGCATTGCAGTTACGTGCCATCGCAGGCGAAGAAACCCTGTCGATCATCTACGAATACGAGCTGAGCCTCGTCACGCCCGTCGATCCGCTGCTGCCGGACAGCACGGCCGCCAACTTCGACTTGAAAGAGATGATCGGCAAGGAGCTAACGGTCACCATCCAGCTCGACGGCATGGGGACATTCGTGCCGGGCATGGCAGGCGCCGGCGGTGCGGCGAATTTCGGCGCCGGGATTCGTGAGATCAGCGGCATTGTGACCGCGGCGAGTCTGGTGAGCCAGTTGAACCGCCAGTATCTCTACCGTTTGAAGTTGCAGCCGTGGATCGTGCTTGCCGAGCGGCGCACCGATTACCGGATCTTCCAGAACAAAACGGTCGTCGAGATTATCGACGAGGTGCTTAAGGGCCATTACCTCTACTCGTATGTCAAGCGTCTGGGCGGCAGGTATTCGAACCTGGTCTATCAGGTTCAGTACGGCGAGTCCGACTTCGCCTTCATTCAGCGCCTGATGGCTGAGCACGGCATCTACTGGTTTTTCGAACATTCCGGCGAGATACACCGGATGGTGCTGGTCGACAATCTCGGTGCGCACACACCCGTGGAGAGTCTCGCGTATCGGACGCTGTGGTACTACCCGCCGGGACACAAGATCGATCGCGAGTACATCGAGGCATTCCATACGACCGATTGCATTCAGTCGGGCGTCTGGACGACTGACGACTTCGACTTCACACGACCGGGCGCGGATCTCGCCGTGAAAAACGCGCTGCCGCGGCAGACAGCGCATAACCGGCTGAGCGTCTACGAATGGCCGGGCGACTATAGCGACGCGAGCGATGGCGCGCAGTTCGCACGCGTGCGCATGGAGGAAATCCGCGCGCGGGGTGAGCGCGCCACGGGCCAGGGTCATCTGCGCAACGTGGTGTGCGGCACGACCTTTACGCTCGCGGGCTATCCGCAGGAGGCGGCAAACCGGGAATACCTCGTGATCGGCGCGAAGCTGATGGCGGAAGAAACCGGCGAGCAAACGGGCGCGGGCCAATACCGCTTTAACACGTGGTTCGAGTTGCAGCCGGCCACCACGATGTTCCGCGCGCCGCGCACGGTGGCGAGGCCGCGCACCACCGGACCGCAAACGGCGATCGTGACGGGACCGCCGGGACAGGAAATCTGGACCGACCGATACGGCAGGGTGAAGCTGAAGTTCCACTGGGACCATTCACCCGTGAACGACCAGAATTCATCGTGCTGGGTGCGCGTGTCGTATCCGTGGGCCGGCAGCAACTTCGGGGGCGTGAACATACCGCGCGTGGGCCAGGAGGTGATCGTCGATTTCGAGAACGGTGATCCCGACCGGCCGATCGTGACGGGGCGCGTGTTCAATGCAGCCTCCATGCCGCCATGGGAGTTGCCGGGTAACGCGACGCAAAGCGGCATGCTCTCCCGCTCCATGAAAGGCCACTACGGTACAGCCAACGCGATCCGCTTCGAGGATAAGGAGGGGGCGGAGGAACTGTGGCTGCAGGCCGAACGGGACATGCGTACCGAGGTCGAGAACGACGCGTTGCATACGGTCGGCAACGACCGCATCAGAACGGTTGCGCGAAACGAGCTTGTGACGATCGGCGACACGCGCCAGCGCTGCGTCAAGGCCGACGACGGGACACTCGTCGGCAAGGACCGTGTGGTCGAGGTCCTGAACAATCTGCTCTGTGCGGCCGGCGACAGCATCACGCTTTCCTGTGGCGACAGCATCGTCGAGCTCAAGAGCAACGGGGAGATCAATGTCACCTGTAACAACTTCAACCTGACCGCGAGGCAGAGCGGAAAGATCAATGCGCAGGCAGGCAACCTCGACCTGAATATGGGCGGTAAGGAGGCGGGCGTGGCGCCTCGCGGTTCTGGTGAGAAAGCATCCATCCAGTCACACGTCGACGCCGTCTTTCCAGAAAAGTAG
- the tssF gene encoding type VI secretion system baseplate subunit TssF has translation MDPRLLEYYTSELVYMRELAGEFAQAHPKIARRLGMQAGEIGDPYVERLIESFCFMSARMQLRLDADFPRLTERLLEVVYPNYTAPTPSMAVVRLFPGDTEGNLAEGMPIARGAAFISGAPGGGSTRCQFRSSQDVTLYPLEIASARLTGVPPDIPALDRYVRYGAEVRGALRLRLRTTNGAAIGSLRGLRRLPVYLAGDEQTASHLFELLHAAGIASIIGEPGQFGAAGAPFHAVGDEAVVHEGLDPGQGLLPLVSPKLHGHNLLHEFAACPSRFYFFALTGLEAGLRRVRSREAEIVVLLDRSPGALADRVDASQFALFCTPVINLFTSRSDSVEVHGRGAEFQLVPDRLAPRDYEVFSIEALYGQVSKDSEPLAFRPLYQKLTDDEGNHGRFFTLRRERTLASDSLRRYGTRTPYIGTEAFVSLVDQDELPYEQPIRYASIDAWLTNRDLPNLIPCNGVSDLTLVQSSPVRQVGLIRAPSVPRAPYAEREAAWRLIRQLNFNYLTLEARPGEASGASLRKLLQLFLAADDTAYRQQIESLVKVGSRAVTRKLPRSSDLAIGRGIACSLTVDESGLGGVSPYLLGLVLEHYLARHVSAHSFTQTDLHSVQRGRVAAWPVRMGTRGVA, from the coding sequence TTTGATCGAATCGTTCTGTTTCATGTCCGCGCGCATGCAGTTGCGGCTCGACGCTGACTTTCCCCGCCTCACGGAACGGCTGCTCGAAGTCGTCTATCCGAACTACACGGCGCCCACGCCATCCATGGCGGTCGTCCGGCTCTTTCCTGGCGACACGGAGGGCAATCTCGCCGAAGGCATGCCTATCGCACGCGGTGCGGCGTTCATCAGTGGTGCGCCCGGTGGCGGGAGTACGCGCTGCCAGTTCCGTAGCAGCCAGGACGTGACGCTGTATCCGCTTGAGATTGCCAGCGCGCGGCTGACCGGCGTCCCGCCCGACATTCCCGCGCTCGACCGTTACGTGCGCTACGGCGCCGAGGTCCGGGGGGCGTTGCGGCTGCGCCTGCGCACCACCAACGGTGCAGCCATCGGCAGCCTCCGGGGACTGCGCCGTCTGCCGGTGTATCTGGCCGGCGATGAGCAGACTGCTTCCCACCTGTTCGAACTGCTGCACGCGGCCGGTATCGCGTCCATCATCGGCGAGCCGGGCCAGTTCGGCGCGGCGGGCGCTCCGTTTCACGCGGTCGGTGACGAGGCAGTGGTCCACGAGGGGCTGGATCCCGGGCAGGGGTTGCTTCCGCTCGTTTCGCCGAAGCTTCACGGACACAATCTGCTGCACGAGTTCGCGGCATGCCCGTCGCGTTTCTACTTTTTCGCGCTGACCGGGCTCGAGGCCGGCCTGCGCCGGGTGCGCAGCCGGGAAGCGGAGATTGTCGTGCTGCTGGACCGCTCGCCCGGCGCGCTGGCCGATCGCGTGGATGCCTCGCAGTTCGCGCTGTTCTGCACGCCGGTCATCAATCTGTTCACGAGCAGGTCTGATTCGGTGGAAGTGCATGGCAGGGGCGCCGAGTTCCAACTGGTTCCCGACCGGCTCGCGCCGCGCGATTACGAAGTGTTTTCAATCGAGGCGTTGTATGGGCAGGTCAGCAAGGACTCGGAGCCGCTCGCGTTCCGTCCGCTGTACCAGAAGCTGACTGACGACGAGGGCAATCACGGGCGGTTTTTCACGCTGCGCCGCGAGCGCACGCTGGCTTCAGACTCGTTGCGCCGCTACGGCACGCGCACGCCGTACATCGGCACGGAGGCTTTCGTTTCATTAGTGGATCAGGACGAACTACCCTATGAACAGCCCATACGCTACGCCTCGATTGACGCGTGGCTGACCAACCGTGACTTGCCCAACCTGATCCCGTGCAACGGCGTTAGCGATCTCACGCTGGTGCAATCCTCGCCGGTTCGGCAAGTGGGTCTGATCCGGGCGCCCAGTGTCCCGCGCGCCCCGTATGCGGAGCGTGAGGCGGCGTGGCGGCTGATCCGCCAGCTGAACTTCAACTACCTCACGCTCGAGGCACGACCTGGCGAGGCATCGGGCGCGAGCCTGCGTAAGCTGCTGCAACTGTTCCTTGCCGCCGACGATACGGCCTATCGGCAGCAGATCGAGAGTCTGGTGAAAGTCGGGAGCCGGGCGGTGACACGCAAGCTTCCGCGTTCCAGCGATCTTGCCATCGGACGCGGTATCGCATGCTCGCTGACCGTGGACGAGTCGGGTCTCGGCGGCGTCAGCCCCTATTTGCTCGGCCTGGTTCTCGAACACTACCTCGCGCGGCATGTATCGGCGCATTCGTTTACACAGACCGACCTGCATTCGGTGCAGCGCGGCCGGGTGGCGGCGTGGCCGGTGCGCATGGGCACGCGTGGCGTAGCCTGA